TCAACGCGCCGCGCCCGGATCGTGACGATCTGATGGCACTGCTTTCCCCCGCCGCCGCCAAGTTTCTGGAGCCGCTGGCACAGAAAGCTCAGCGTCTGACGCGCCAGCGCTTCGGCAATACCGTCAGTTTCTACGTGCCGCTCTATCTCTCTAACCTGTGCGCCAATGACTGCACCTATTGCGGGTTCTCTATGAGCAACCGCATTAAGCGTAAGACGCTAAACGCCGAAGAGATCGCACGCGAGTGTCAGGCGATCCGCGCCATGGGATTCGATCATCTGTTGCTGGTTACCGGCGAGCATCAAGCTAAAGTTGGGATCGACTATTTCCACCAGCATATCCCACAGATCCGCCCCCATTTCAGTTCGTTGATGATGGAGGTTCAGCCACTTTCACAGCAGGAGTATCTGGGGCTGAGAAAGATCGGGCTGGATGGCGTAATGGTTTACCAGGAAACCTATCATCCAAAGATCTATCAACAGCACCATCTGAAAGGGAATAAGCAGGATTTCTTTTTCCGGCTGGAAACGCCGGATCGTCTGGGACGCGCCGGGATCGATAAAATTGGCCTCGGCGCGCTGATTGGCCTTTCCGATAGCTGGCGTACCGACTGTTTTATACTGGCGGAGCATCTGCTGTGGCTTCAGCAAACTTACTGGCAGAGCCGTTACTCCATCTCTTTCCCACGGCTGCGTCCCTGCACCGGCGGTATTGAACCCGCATCGCTAATGGATGAAGCGCAGCTGGTGCAAACTATCTGCGCCTTCCGCCTGTTTGCACCGGAGGTAGAGCTATCTTTATCGACGCGTGAATCGCCCCGCTTTCGCGATCGGGTAGTGCCGCTGGCGATTAACAGCGTTAGCGCTTTTTCCAAAACGCAGCCCGGCGGCTATGCCGATCCGCACCCGGAGCTGGAGCAGTTTTCGCCGGACGATCATCGCCCGCCGCAGGAGGTGGCCGCCGCGCTTACGCAGGCGGGATTACAGCCGGTATGGAAAGACTGGGATAGCTGGCTGGGACGTGCACCGCAATAATCTTCCGCAAAGTGTTTATTGCGCATCTATTTTGGAAGCTGGCAGGTAAAAGAGCCAAATCCTGCTGGATGTTATTCACAGCAGAGATTAGCCTTAACGTCAGGCGCAGCTCAGGGCCGCTTAACTCCCTCACTGGCCCGGTTGCGCTGCTTAGCGTATTGATTAACTAAATACGAAACTATCGACTATTGGAATGATCAGGGTAACCGGGCGTTGCCCAGACCGAAGGCCAGTCGCCCGGTTCACCGCCGTCGCAGCTCGGCTGGCTGTTATAGCTGATTAGCCGGAAGCCTTCGCCATCATAGCGCCAGATAGCACTTTCTCCACAATCGGCAATTCCCCGACCGCGTGCCGAATGGAAAAGCTCGCCGCGATGCGGATCGTAACCGGCGTTGGTAAACCAGCTAACACTGTTCGGTTGGCCTTCTTCATCTTTCAATGGCAACGGTAAAGTTAGCTGTTTTGCCTGTTCAGGCGCGCTGCGCGGCGTAATAAACAGCACGCTGGAAGATTGATAAGCGCCCATGCCACAGTTCACCATGACCAAAGCATGTTGCGCATCCAAAGGCTGCGCTTCGCTACGAGTAACATCCTCTTCGGAGGGTTCGCACTCTTCCTGCTTCAGTATCGCCTGTTGGCTGTTAATAACGCTTTTAATCAGCGCTGGCGCATTATTTAGCGGTACTACCTGCGGGACAGGGATTGGCGGTACAGCAGAGGGACGCGGCGGTACATTATCAGCGGAAACATCGCCCGTTTTCAGTAACGCCGTTTGGTTATTCAGGCGGCCCTGCCGATCGTCAACAAACAGCAGAGCGGCATTTAACCCGCTGAGCGATGCCGTGACGTCATTATCGGACGTCAGAGAAAGAGTTAACGCATTTTTAGCCGCCGCAATGAGCGCCTGAATATCGCCCAGGTCATTACTGTGCACGCTGGCGTAATCATTATTTTCATCCGCGTCGGAGCGCGCGATAGCATGATCCCAGCGTTTGCCATCCAGCCAGACTCCCTGCGCTTTATCTGCATCAAAACTCATGATATCTAAAGCCACCTCACCGTTCGGCCCCGCCTGATGCCAAATAACGATACGCATATTTTCATCTGTATTGCGAATATCGCAGTCGTTGAGGTTATTGCAGGTTACCTGCCACTCACGAAATATACGCTGCACCGGCTGATCCAACGGCGTGGCAGCACCCGTTGCGCCTAACCAACCAAAACATGCTGTAAACAGCAGCGCCTTGCCAGATAACTTCATGTTTACGCTCCCTCTCTGTGCAATCAATGCATAAAGGTGCTTTTTTGGCACCTGCCTCCCGTTCTGGAAAAGTTAAACGGTAAACTCGTGTCAACTTTGTTGCCACGATAATATCCGCTCGGATGTTTATTTTTTTATAGCCATTTTATCGCTGCTCAGCACAGTATCCAGCGATGTTATTTCTTTTTATTTTGTTACGTTATTACCTATTACGCTAATTTCTTCTACGCCAAATGTGTTTAAAGTGAACAAAGGGTGTTGTTTACAAGGAGAAAAATGGCAGGGCGTAGTGAAATCATTGATGGGTCTGATGCTGCGATATATCGCAATGGGTTAGTTTACTCTGAAGTTCTTGGCTGGATAGATTTAGGACATGCCAGAGGAGACGATATACAGTTTCTTTTAGAATTGCTCTGGCGATGATGATGTCTACCGCAATGCGCTTTGAGTCGCTACAGGCTTCAGTGCTCTTTAGCTGGAAAACCGATAGCGGCTTTAGTGCGGAAGATCTGGTTTCCGATCTGTTTGGCTTTTATCGCGTTACTCGCCCTACTAACTATTTTCCCTTTCTTAAACTCATCAGCAAAGCAGAAGCACTGGTACGCTGGGATCACTACGGTCCACCGGGACAGTATAAAAACAAGCTCTTTAAACCGCTGCTTTTTCCCGATCCGCGCCAGAATCCTCATGCCATACCACATTATGGTCAGCTACTCAATTTTATGATGTCAGTACAGCCTTTTAC
The sequence above is a segment of the Mixta intestinalis genome. Coding sequences within it:
- the thiH gene encoding 2-iminoacetate synthase ThiH — translated: MKDFIDRWRLLGWDDIRLRIHSKTAADVERALNAPRPDRDDLMALLSPAAAKFLEPLAQKAQRLTRQRFGNTVSFYVPLYLSNLCANDCTYCGFSMSNRIKRKTLNAEEIARECQAIRAMGFDHLLLVTGEHQAKVGIDYFHQHIPQIRPHFSSLMMEVQPLSQQEYLGLRKIGLDGVMVYQETYHPKIYQQHHLKGNKQDFFFRLETPDRLGRAGIDKIGLGALIGLSDSWRTDCFILAEHLLWLQQTYWQSRYSISFPRLRPCTGGIEPASLMDEAQLVQTICAFRLFAPEVELSLSTRESPRFRDRVVPLAINSVSAFSKTQPGGYADPHPELEQFSPDDHRPPQEVAAALTQAGLQPVWKDWDSWLGRAPQ
- a CDS encoding DUF1176 domain-containing protein, with product MKLSGKALLFTACFGWLGATGAATPLDQPVQRIFREWQVTCNNLNDCDIRNTDENMRIVIWHQAGPNGEVALDIMSFDADKAQGVWLDGKRWDHAIARSDADENNDYASVHSNDLGDIQALIAAAKNALTLSLTSDNDVTASLSGLNAALLFVDDRQGRLNNQTALLKTGDVSADNVPPRPSAVPPIPVPQVVPLNNAPALIKSVINSQQAILKQEECEPSEEDVTRSEAQPLDAQHALVMVNCGMGAYQSSSVLFITPRSAPEQAKQLTLPLPLKDEEGQPNSVSWFTNAGYDPHRGELFHSARGRGIADCGESAIWRYDGEGFRLISYNSQPSCDGGEPGDWPSVWATPGYPDHSNSR